From Larus michahellis chromosome 8, bLarMic1.1, whole genome shotgun sequence, one genomic window encodes:
- the RHBDL1 gene encoding rhomboid-related protein 1 isoform X2, protein MDRSSLLQLIQEQLDPENTGFIGVETFASLVHSHELPLDPAKLDMLVALAQGNDEGQISSKRSSSFKRAIANGQRALPRDVLLDETGLGFYKRFVRYVAYEILPCEMDRRWYFYQHRTCPPPVFMAAVTLTQIIVFLCYGARLNKWVLQTYHPEYMKSPLVYHPGHRARAWRFLTYMFMHVGLEQLGFNALLQLMIGVPLEMVHGILRISFLYLAGVLAGSLTVSITDMRAPLVGGSGGVYALCSAHLANVVMNWAGMRCPYKLLRMVLALVCMSSEVGRAVWLRFSPPLPASGPQPSFMAHLAGAIVGISMGLTILRSYEESLQDQCGWWVLLLSYGTFLLFAVFWNIFAYDLLGAQIPPPP, encoded by the exons ATGGACAGGagctccctgctccagctcaTCCAGGAGCAG CTCGACCCCGAAAACACCGGCTTCATCGGGGTGGAGACGTTCGCCAGCCTCGTGCACAGCCATGAGCTGCCCCTGGACCCCGCCAAGCTGGACATGCTGGTGGCCCTGGCACAGGGCAACGACGAGGGGCAG ATCAGCAGCAAGCGCTCGAGCAGCTTCAAGCGCGCCATCGCCAACGGGCAGCGCGCCCTGCCCCGCGACGTGCTGCTGGATGAGACCGGCCTGGGTTTCTACAAGCGCTTCGTCCGCTACGTGGCCTATGAGATCCTGCCCTGCGAGATGGACCGGCGCTGGTACTTCTACCAGCACCGCACGTGTCCGCCCCCCGTCTTCATGGCAGCCGTCACCCTCACTCAG ATCATCGTGTTCCTCTGCTATGGGGCCCGGCTGAACAAGTGGGTGCTGCAGACCTACCACCCTGAGTACATGAAGAGCCCTCTGGTCTACCACCCCGGGCACCGGGCGCGCGCCTGGCGCTTCCTCACCTACATGTTCATGCACGTGGG gctggagcagctggggtTCAACGCCCTCCTGCAGCTGATGATCGGGGTGCCCCTGGAGATGGTGCACGGCATCCTGCGCATCAGCTTCCTCTACCTGGCCGGCGTCCTGGCAG GCTCCCTCACCGTCTCCATCACGGACATGCGGGCCCCCCTGGTTGGGGGCTCGGGGGGCGTCTATGCGCTCTGCTCGGCACACCTCGCCAACGTCGTCATG AACTGGGCCGGGATGCGCTGCCCCTACAAGCTGCTGCGGATGGTGCTGGCGCTGGTGTGCA TGAGCTCGGAGGTGGGTCGGGCCGTCTGGTTGCGTTtttccccgccgctgccggctTCGGGCCCCCAGCCCAGTTTCATGGCCCACTTGGCGGGGGCCATCGTGGGCATCAGCATGGGGCTGACCATCCTGCGCAGCTACGAGGAGAGCCTGCAGGACCAGTGCGGCTGGTGGGTGCTGCTCCTCTCCTACGGCACCTTCCTCCTCTTCGCCGTCTTCTGGAACATCTTCGCCTACGACCTGCTGGGGGcacaaatccccccccccccataa
- the RHBDL1 gene encoding rhomboid-related protein 1 isoform X1, producing MDRSSLLQLIQEQLDPENTGFIGVETFASLVHSHELPLDPAKLDMLVALAQGNDEGQVCYQELVDLISSKRSSSFKRAIANGQRALPRDVLLDETGLGFYKRFVRYVAYEILPCEMDRRWYFYQHRTCPPPVFMAAVTLTQIIVFLCYGARLNKWVLQTYHPEYMKSPLVYHPGHRARAWRFLTYMFMHVGLEQLGFNALLQLMIGVPLEMVHGILRISFLYLAGVLAGSLTVSITDMRAPLVGGSGGVYALCSAHLANVVMNWAGMRCPYKLLRMVLALVCMSSEVGRAVWLRFSPPLPASGPQPSFMAHLAGAIVGISMGLTILRSYEESLQDQCGWWVLLLSYGTFLLFAVFWNIFAYDLLGAQIPPPP from the exons ATGGACAGGagctccctgctccagctcaTCCAGGAGCAG CTCGACCCCGAAAACACCGGCTTCATCGGGGTGGAGACGTTCGCCAGCCTCGTGCACAGCCATGAGCTGCCCCTGGACCCCGCCAAGCTGGACATGCTGGTGGCCCTGGCACAGGGCAACGACGAGGGGCAGGTCTGCTATCAGGAGCTGGTAGATCTG ATCAGCAGCAAGCGCTCGAGCAGCTTCAAGCGCGCCATCGCCAACGGGCAGCGCGCCCTGCCCCGCGACGTGCTGCTGGATGAGACCGGCCTGGGTTTCTACAAGCGCTTCGTCCGCTACGTGGCCTATGAGATCCTGCCCTGCGAGATGGACCGGCGCTGGTACTTCTACCAGCACCGCACGTGTCCGCCCCCCGTCTTCATGGCAGCCGTCACCCTCACTCAG ATCATCGTGTTCCTCTGCTATGGGGCCCGGCTGAACAAGTGGGTGCTGCAGACCTACCACCCTGAGTACATGAAGAGCCCTCTGGTCTACCACCCCGGGCACCGGGCGCGCGCCTGGCGCTTCCTCACCTACATGTTCATGCACGTGGG gctggagcagctggggtTCAACGCCCTCCTGCAGCTGATGATCGGGGTGCCCCTGGAGATGGTGCACGGCATCCTGCGCATCAGCTTCCTCTACCTGGCCGGCGTCCTGGCAG GCTCCCTCACCGTCTCCATCACGGACATGCGGGCCCCCCTGGTTGGGGGCTCGGGGGGCGTCTATGCGCTCTGCTCGGCACACCTCGCCAACGTCGTCATG AACTGGGCCGGGATGCGCTGCCCCTACAAGCTGCTGCGGATGGTGCTGGCGCTGGTGTGCA TGAGCTCGGAGGTGGGTCGGGCCGTCTGGTTGCGTTtttccccgccgctgccggctTCGGGCCCCCAGCCCAGTTTCATGGCCCACTTGGCGGGGGCCATCGTGGGCATCAGCATGGGGCTGACCATCCTGCGCAGCTACGAGGAGAGCCTGCAGGACCAGTGCGGCTGGTGGGTGCTGCTCCTCTCCTACGGCACCTTCCTCCTCTTCGCCGTCTTCTGGAACATCTTCGCCTACGACCTGCTGGGGGcacaaatccccccccccccataa
- the STUB1 gene encoding E3 ubiquitin-protein ligase CHIP, giving the protein MKGKEEREGGAAGAGAAGAGAGGAGGGSPEKSHSAQEHKEQGNRLFGGRKYPEAAACYGRAINRNPLVAVYYTNRALCYLKMQQHDKALADCKRALELDGQSVKAHFFLGQCQMEMENYDEAIANLQRAYNLAKEQRLNFGDDIPSALRIAKKKRWNSIEEKRINQENELHSYLTKLIMAEKERELAECRKTQQEENTDESRSRVQLASIEAKHDKYLADMDELFSQVDEKRKKRDIPDYLCGKISFELMREPCITPSGITYDRKDIEEHLQRVGHFDPVTRSPLTQDQLIPNLAMKEVIDAFISENGWVEDY; this is encoded by the exons atgaaggggaaggaggagcgggagggaggcgcggcgggggccggggcggcgggagcgggcgcggggggagcggggggcggcagcCCCGAGAAGAGCCACAGCGCGCAGGAGCACAAGGAGCAGGGAAACCGGCTCTTCGGCGGCCGCAAGTACCCTGAGGCCGCCGCCTGCTACGGCCGCGCCATC AACCGCAACCCCTTGGTGGCCGTCTACTACACCAACCGAGCCCTCTGCTACCTGAAGATGCAGCAGCACGACAAGGCGCTGGCGGACTGCAAGCGCGCCCTGGAGCTGGATGGCCAGTCAGTGAAGGCACATTTCTTCCTGGGCCAGTGCCAGATGGAGATGGAGAATTACGACGAGGCCATCGCCAACCTGCAGAGAG cctACAACCTTGCCAAGGAGCAGCGGCTGAATTTTGGGGACGATATCCCCAGCGCACTGCGCATCGCCAAGAAGAAACGCTGGAACAGCATCGAGGAGAAACGCATCAACCAGGAGAACGAGCTGCACTCCTACCTGACCAAGCTGATCATGGCAGAGAAGGAGAG GGAGCTGGCCGAGTGCCGAAAGActcagcaggaagaaaacacGGACGAGAGCCGGAGCCGAGTTCAGCTGGCCAGCATTGAGGCAAAACAC GACAAGTACCTGGCGGACATGGACGAGCTCTTCTCTCAAGTGGATGAGAAGAGGAAG AAGCGGGACATCCCTGACTACCTGTGCGGGAAGATCAGTTTCGAGCTGATGAGGGAGCCCTGCATCACGCCCAGCGGCATCACCTACGACAGGAAGGACATCGAGGAACATCTCCAG CGCGTGGGTCATTTCGATCCGGTGACGCGGAGTCCCCTGACCCAGGACCAGCTCATCCCCAACCTCGCCATGAAGGAAGTGATAGATGCGTTCATCTCGGAGAACGGCTGGGTGGAGGATTACTGA
- the JMJD8 gene encoding jmjC domain-containing protein 8 → MAAARRLLSLLLPLTWARPAACADPPGGGWLAGSVPEEERCTVERADASLTYSLFLQRFAFSRPVILRGFTDNSAFRALCTREKLLAAFGALPVRLSTANTYSYRKVDVPFQEYVEQLLKPQDPARLGSDTLYFFGDNNFTEWGSLFQQYVPPLFRIPGTSPAYSFGIAGSGSGVPFHWHGPGYSEVIFGRKRWFLYPPDKTPHFHPNETTLAWLHRTYPTLPLAQRPLECTLRPGEVLYFPDRWWHATLNLDTSVFISTFLG, encoded by the exons ATGGCGGCCGCGCGGcggctgctctccctgctgctgccgctgaccTGGGCCCGGCCCGCTGCCTGCGCCGACCCGCCGGGCGGCGGATG GCTGGCGGGTTCGGTGCCGGAGGAGGAGCGGTGCACCGTGGAGCGGGCCGACGCTTCCCTCACCTACTCCCTCTTCCTGCAGCG GTTCGCCTTCTCCCGCCCGGTCATCCTCCGCGGATTCACGGACAACTCG GCCTTCCGCGCCCTCTGCACCCGGGAGAAGCTGCTGGCGGCCTTCGGGGCCCTCCCGGTGCGGCTCAGCACGGCCAACACCTACTCCTACCGCAAAG TGGACGTGCCCTTCCAGGAGTAtgtggagcagctgctgaagccacAGGATCCAGCCCGGCTGGGCAGCG acACTCTCTACTTTTTCGGGGACAACAACTTCACCGAGTGGGGTTCCCTCTTCCAGCAGTACGTGCCCCCCCTGTTCCGCATTCCAGGCACCAGCCCTGCCTACAGCTTTGGGATCGCAG GCTCCGGCTCTGGTGTTCCCTTCCACTGGCACGGCCCCGGTTACTCCGAGGTGATCTTTGGCAGGAAG CGCTGGTTTCTGTACCCACCGGATAAAACGCCCCATTTCCACCCCAACGAGACGACGCTGGCCTGGCTCCACCGCACGTACCCCACGCTGCCGCTGGCTCAGCGCCCGCTGGAGTGCACCCTCCGCCCCGGCGAG GTCCTGTACTTTCCCGACCGCTGGTGGCACGCCACGCTCAACCTGGACACCAGCGTCTTCATCTCCACCTTCCTGGGGTAG
- the WDR24 gene encoding GATOR2 complex protein WDR24, with amino-acid sequence MEKMARVTTALGGNALTGRTMFCHLDAPANAISVCRDAAQVVVAGRNIFKIYSIEEDQFVEKLNLRVGRKPSLNFSCADVVWHQMDENLLATAATNGVVVTWNLGKPSRNKQDQLFTEHKRTVNKVCFHPTEVYMLLSGSQDGYMKCFDLRKKDSVSTFSGQSESVRDVQFSIRDYFTFAATFENGNVQLWDIRRPDRYERMFTAHNGPVFCCDWHPEDRGWLATGGRDKMVKVWDMNTTRAKEIYCVQTIASVARVKWRPECKHHIATCSMMVDHNIYVWDVRRPFIPSAMFEEHKDVTTGIVWRHLHDPYFLLSGSKDSTLYQHIFKDASQPIDRANPEGLCYSLYGDLAFAAKESLISSDSNRKPYIGDRRHPIFFKRKLDPTEQFEYISSSSALSVFETDVESGSMDWFVHTAKQYALAGRPLAELCDHNAKVAKGLDRNQVAQTWTMLRIIYSSLGTVSSTNLNHSMGKGSTTLPLMNSFNLKDIPSGLGSESRLDRSKGESRAENILMDSSSTLINNEDNEETEGSDVPADYLLGDVEADEDDLYMMDHENPHAEEQEYSLPQEAFPLRHEIVDNPSALDHLQEKADSPHVSGNEAETVSLTPVESFSLISISHSLYENRLPSDFFNPIVRDTLLFYAEQGDVQTAVSVLIVLGDRIRKEIDEQTQEHWYTSYIDLLQRFQLWNISNEVIKLSTCRAINCLNQASTTLHVNCSNCKRPMSNRGWICDRCRQCASMCAVCHHVVKGLFVWCQGCSHGGHLQHIMKWLETSSHCPAGCGHLCEYT; translated from the exons ATGGAGAAAATGGCCAGGGTCACCACAGCCCTGGGGGGTAACGCCCTCACGGGACGGACCATGTTCTGCCACCTGGACGCCCCCGCCAATGCCATCAGCGTGTGCCGTGATGCCGCCCAGGTGGTGGTGGCTGGCCGCAACATCTTCAAGATCTACTCCATCGAGGAGGACCAGTTTGTGGAGAAGCTGAACCTCCGCGTTGGCCGCAAACCCTCCTTGAACTTCAGCTGCGCAGATGTGGTGTGGCACCAGATGGACGAGAACCTGCTGGCCACCGCCGCCACCAACGGCGTGGTCGTCACCTGGAACCTGGGCAAGCCGTCCCGCAACAAGCAGGACCAGCTCTTCACCGAGCACAAGCGCACCGTCAACAAGGTCTGCTTCCACCCCACCGAGGTCTACATGCTCCTCAGTGGCTCCCAGGATGGCTACATGAAATGCTTTGACCTGCGCAAGAAGGACTCTGTCAGCACCTTCTCTG GCCAGTCAGAGAGCGTGCGTGATGTCCAGTTCAGCATCAGGGACTACTTCACCTTCGCTGCCACCTTTGAGAATGGGAATGTGCAGCTGTGGGACATCCGTCGGCCGGACCGCTACGAGAGGATGTTCACGGCCCACAACGGGCCTGTCTTCTGCTGTGACTGGCACCCGGAGGACAG GGGCTGGCTGGCAACAGGCGGCCGGGATAAGATGGTGAAGGTGTGGGACATGAACACCACGCGGGCGAAGGAGATCTACTGCGTGCAGACCATCGCCTCGGTGGCCCGGGTGAAGTGGCGCCCGGAGTGCAAGCACCACATCGCCACCTGCTCGATGATGGTGGACCACAACATCTACGTCTGGGACGTTCGGCGTCCCTTCATCCCTTCCGCCATGTTCGAGGAGCACAAGGACGTCACCACAGGCATCGTGTGGCGTCACCTCCATGACCCTTATTTCCTCCTGTCGGGTTCCAAAGACAGTACCCTGTACCAGCACATTTTCAAGGACGCCAGCCAGCCCATCGACCGGGCCAACCCCGAGGGGCTGTGCTACAGCCTCTACGGAGACCTGGCCTTCGCTGCCAAAGAGAGCCTCATCTCCTCTGACTCCAACCGCAAGCCCTACATCGGGGACCGGCGTCACCCCATCTTCTTCAAGCGCAAGCTGGACCCCACAGAGCAGTTTGAGTACATCTCCTCCTCCAGCGCCCTCAGCGTCTTCGAGACGGACGTGGAGAGCGGCAGCATGGACTGGTTCGTGCATACCGCCAAGCAGTACGCACTGGCTGGCAGGCCCCTGGCCGAGCTCTGCGACCACAACGCCAAGGTAGCCAAGGGCTTGGACCGCAACCAG GTGGCTCAAACGTGGACGATGCTGCGGATTATCTATTCCAGCCTGGGCACCGTGTCCTCCACCAACCTCAACCACAGCATGGGGAAAGGCAGCACCACCCTCCCACTCATGAACAG CTTTAACCTGAAGGACATCCCCTCTGGGCTGGGCAGCGAGTCGAGACTGGACCGCAGCAAAGGAGAAAGCCGTGCGGAAAACATCCTCATGGATTCCTCCTCCACCCTGATCAACAACGAGG ACAACGAGGAGACAGAGGGCAGCGACGTCCCTGCGGACTATCTGCTGGGAGACGTGGAAGCAGATGAGGATGATCTGTACATGATGGATCACGAGAACCCGCACG CTGAGGAGCAGGAATACAGCCTTCCCCAAGAAGCCTTCCCCCTGCGCCACGAAATCGTGGACAACCCATCGGCCTTGGACCACCTGCAAGAAAAGGCTGACTCCCCTCATGTCAGCGGCAACGAGGCCGAGACGGTGTCACTGACGCCTGTGGAGTCCTTCTCCCTCATCTCCATCTCCCACTCGCTCTATGAGAACCGCCTGCCCTCCGACTTCTTCAATCCCATCGTGCGGGACACGCTCCTCTTCTACGCCGAGCAGGGAGACGTGCAGACAGCTGTGTCTGTCCTCATCGTGCTGGGAGACCGCATCCGCAAGGAGATCGACGAGCAGACCCAG GAGCACTGGTACACGTCCTACATCGACCTGCTGCAGCGCTTCCAGCTCTGGAACATCTCCAACGAGGTGATCAAGCTGAGCACGTGCCGTGCCATCAACTGCCTCAACCAGGCTTCCACCACCCTCCACGTCAACTGCAGCAACTGCAAGCGGCCCATGAGCAACCGGGGCTGGATCTGCGACCG GTGTCGGCAGTGTGCCAGCATGTGTGCCGTCTGTCACCACGTCGTGAAGGGTCTCTTCGTCTGGTGCCAGGGCTGTAGCCACGGTGGCCACCTCCAGCACATCATGAAGTGGCTGGAGACCAGCTCCCACTGCCCCGCCGGCTGCGGCCACCTCTGCGAGTACACCTGA